The sequence below is a genomic window from Synechococcus sp. PCC 7335.
CAAAGCAACCGTCTCGCCTGGCGCGTGCGCTGCCTTTGGCTGGGTAGCTAAGGTGGTCGGAACCATTCGCTCAGAGTTATGTAGAACCCGAGCAGCTAGCAGTCCTACGGTGACATTGTCATGACCGTTATACTCGTTGGCTAGTGAAACCAACTGCTGAGCGACCTCGTCTACTTTTTTCCCTCCATCGACTAGAGGCTTCAGTACGCTGACCCAAAATTGCTCTACGCGATCGCTATCGCTCAATCCATCCGAACACAGTAGAAAGACACAGCTTTCGTCAAGCACAAACCGCTGCACCGTTGGCCTCAACATCTTTGAGGGACCCATACCAAGCGCTTGAACTAGCGACCCGGCGCCCGGCTGAATCAGCATTTCTCGATAAAGGCTGCCGCCTAGACGAACTTGCCTAGAGGCGACATCGTCATCGAGGGTGACCTGCTGGCAGCTATGCTGGCTGATCCGATAGGCTCGGCTGTCGCCAAGATGAGCAATATAGACCTCTGCGCCTCTAATAAGTGCTAAAACTAGAGTCGTGCCCATGCGATTGCGAGCTTGCCGGTGCGCTTGATCATTCTGGGCTGAAATCTCGTCATTCGCAGCGCAGATTGCCTGTTCAATCGCCAGCATAATCTCTATCGAGCTGAGATCTGTACTATCGGATGACAGCGCGGATGACATGATTGGCGCTAGCTGGACCTTGATGGTTGCGATCGCCAATTTGGAAGCGATATCCCCACCCTGATGTCCGCCGATACCATCACAGACAATCAGCAGTTGCGGCGCAGCTGTTGTTTGGTCGCTCTTCAACGTCAAACTGGTTCCACTTTCTGGGAAACAGGCGTCCTCGTTGCGCTTTCGAGTAGGCCCTTGGTCAGTATAGACGGCCAAGTCATAGGCGACGCTCTGTTCTTCGGCGCAGATTGTGATCGCTAGCGCTAACTGGTCGCATAGCTGCTGAGCATTGAGCTGCCCCTGCTCTAGGCAATCACACAGCTCGGCTAAAAAAGCACGCACAGATAGATGAGCGGTTGTCACCAAGGGCTGCCAGGTATGGGCCAAACTCACCAGTGTGGGTGCGCCTGATCCATCTTGATCTAGCGCTAAGCATCCTAAGTCGGCTGTGAGTTCTAGCAACCGCACCACCGATCCATCCACTCGCACCAGATGGTCGTTTAGTAGCGTCGCCGCTACCCCCTCATCTTGGAAACTTTCCCACATCTGAGCAATCTGCCATAGCCAACTTAGCTGCCGTAGAGGAGGCGCATTGGTCCAGGCTGTCGCTAGCGTCGGCAAAAGCATAGGAGTGCTGACATTAGCAGTCGTCGAGTCCGCCATTGAGAAGGCACTTGACTCCAACAGCAGCACCGGATCGCCTTTTGACGTTTCGAAAGCAGCGTATAGTCGCGGCACATGGAGTGGATAGACGGACAAGTACAAGTAGGGCAGCGCCATCCCCGAAATGTCTACTGGCGCTTCGGGGACAAGACCGGGCTTTGTGTCTAAAAAAATGCGATCATGCTTTAGCAGATAGCGATTATTCAGCATTGCCCCTGGCTTCAACGTAGCCAACGTTTCGCCAGCCCCCCACAAATAGTAATGAGGCAGCGCCGAAGAGCAAACCCGGCAGTCAACGGCCTCCTCAGAATTATCCGTATTACAGTTAGGATTGGGGCAATTAATCACTAAACACTTGACCTAGACCACAACATACATTGAAGAGTTAAAGTGCCCACATAGTCATAGCGCCAGCACAGGTACTTCGTAGCCATTTCTACTTGGCCGCTGGTTCTATAGACGCATCTTGATCAGATAGTGGTTCATCCACAACTCTAGGTAAGCCCATGCTGTAATTGAGCACACGGCTCTGCAAGTTATAGCTGATTTCACCGGACTGTAGCAGCGCCCGAACAAAATGCTCTAGATCAGAGCCAATTCGCCGCAAATTGTAGTCCGTCAGTGCTTCTCCAGCGTAATCATCAACCATCCGATCAAACTCGCGATAGACCTTCTGTAGGGCTTCATCGCTCCAGTTAAACTCGTTTTCAGGATCGACATCTATCGTCAGTTGCTGATCGCTAGGAACAATCTCGTTGTTCTGAATTGTGGCCGCATAGATCAAAATGTGGCGAGTAGTGGATTTTAGCAGCATAAATAAAGACTCTTAGGGCTTTTTTCTTCAGCAGATAAACATCAGCCTACTACCAGAACTTGCGCTTGATAGTAGCTGCTCTATCAATCATCTTTGTAAGTAATTATTGTAGACGCTCGCCTGTCTACTGCATCTATCTACGCTACAGACAATACGTGTCTTGGCTACCAGTAGATATACCGAATGCTCAATAGCTGCTTGATATATTCATATAGAGCCCCAATTAGAGCCCCAATCATATAGAGCACACCGACTAGAGCACACGGACCCTAACCCTTTGACTGTATTGACCTATCTAAAGCTCATCCTCGTTCGTCACGCGCAATCTATAGGTAATGCTCAAAAAATCATGGAAGGCCAAAGCTCTACTCCACTTTCAAACCAAGGCATTCACCAAGCCCAGCAGCTTAGTGCCACCCTACACACTGAGCCTGCGCTAGGACCGTCTGTTGTCTACAGCAGCCCTAGCCTTAGAGCTGTTCAGACCGCAGAAATTCTCACAGCGTCTTTGGCTCAAGATTCATACCAGCTTTCTAGCGATCTTCAAGAAATTCACCAAGGAATTTTTCAAGGACTGACTTGGCTAGAAGCGCAAGCACAATATCCTCAGCTTTGCCATCAACTTCTAAACACTAGAAAGTGGCAACCTGTCCCTCACGCTGAATCTCCGGCAGCTGCTCGAAACCGAGCTAACCTCTGGGTCGATAAAATTCGACATCGGCATCGGCCAGGAGAAGTCATCTGGGCAATCTCTCACGCGGGTATCATGCAGCAGATAGTGTCGGTAATTCTAGGATGCGATCGCACCTGGAAAATTCCTATCCATCACACTGCCCGCTTCGAATTCTGGCTATCTCAAACTTACTGGCAGAGCTCAAGCACAGAGCCAGGAACAGACCTAGACGCAGACCAGTTCAATCCTGAACACTGGATAATCCATCGCTTTAACGACTACTCTCACCTAATTAGCTGATCCTGACTGGCTAATCCTGACTGGCTAGTCCTGACCGGCAATTTTTCAGCTTTGGGCAAATAAGCAACGTTGAAGCTTGGTCCCCCAAGATCGGGTATCATCCTCAATAAAGGGATCAAGACCTTCCGCACCTACCTGCTACTTCCATGAGCAACCCCCTCACTGAGACGCTTGAGCAGGCACGCCAGGGAAGCGTTGCTGCCATTATTCAAGTCTTCAATGAACGTCTGGCCGATTCAGGCATTCGCATTCGTGCAGTTATCGATAGCGGCATACTCCAGCTCTTATGCGAAGCGGCTTCACCAGATCAACTAGAAAAGAAAGCTGTCGTTGAAAAAGTACGTCGAGTTTTAGAGACTATCCGCCCTCGCCATATCAAAAAGGTCAAAATCAATAGCCGCATTGTCAAAGAAGAGCAGTTGCTATGGCTAGATGAAATCAGCAAAGACCCAGAGAACACACTGCTATGGTCTGAAGTCGTCACATTGCAGCACCCTTTCGCTATGCAGCGATGGATTCGCGATCGCCATCTTATGCCCAAAGCCCTCTTCCTGGGCAGAACCACTCATGCCAAAATGCCGGATAGTCTTCCTAGCAAATTGCTTGGTATTGGTAGCGTTGGTATTGCGGCGCTAGCGCTAGTGACAGGGTGGACATTTCGAGAGGATATCCTGCAGCTTCAGCAGGGCAACCCTGACCTGGTAGT
It includes:
- a CDS encoding histidine phosphatase family protein, whose product is MTVLTYLKLILVRHAQSIGNAQKIMEGQSSTPLSNQGIHQAQQLSATLHTEPALGPSVVYSSPSLRAVQTAEILTASLAQDSYQLSSDLQEIHQGIFQGLTWLEAQAQYPQLCHQLLNTRKWQPVPHAESPAAARNRANLWVDKIRHRHRPGEVIWAISHAGIMQQIVSVILGCDRTWKIPIHHTARFEFWLSQTYWQSSSTEPGTDLDADQFNPEHWIIHRFNDYSHLIS
- a CDS encoding protein phosphatase 2C domain-containing protein, whose product is MINCPNPNCNTDNSEEAVDCRVCSSALPHYYLWGAGETLATLKPGAMLNNRYLLKHDRIFLDTKPGLVPEAPVDISGMALPYLYLSVYPLHVPRLYAAFETSKGDPVLLLESSAFSMADSTTANVSTPMLLPTLATAWTNAPPLRQLSWLWQIAQMWESFQDEGVAATLLNDHLVRVDGSVVRLLELTADLGCLALDQDGSGAPTLVSLAHTWQPLVTTAHLSVRAFLAELCDCLEQGQLNAQQLCDQLALAITICAEEQSVAYDLAVYTDQGPTRKRNEDACFPESGTSLTLKSDQTTAAPQLLIVCDGIGGHQGGDIASKLAIATIKVQLAPIMSSALSSDSTDLSSIEIMLAIEQAICAANDEISAQNDQAHRQARNRMGTTLVLALIRGAEVYIAHLGDSRAYRISQHSCQQVTLDDDVASRQVRLGGSLYREMLIQPGAGSLVQALGMGPSKMLRPTVQRFVLDESCVFLLCSDGLSDSDRVEQFWVSVLKPLVDGGKKVDEVAQQLVSLANEYNGHDNVTVGLLAARVLHNSERMVPTTLATQPKAAHAPGETVALPHPHSSQMQLEQPITKRLEPRSVSSQPPAESSPVEGAALNRKTSQVILQKVGLIVLLLGVLAALAYTLLPGLRRYLLPASPDEPPAETSNADAGPSILPVPESPIASIDFVVGDYLRIRQSRFAEPITDLQSEQIGSCN
- a CDS encoding NAD(P)H-quinone oxidoreductase subunit M: MLLKSTTRHILIYAATIQNNEIVPSDQQLTIDVDPENEFNWSDEALQKVYREFDRMVDDYAGEALTDYNLRRIGSDLEHFVRALLQSGEISYNLQSRVLNYSMGLPRVVDEPLSDQDASIEPAAK